TACCGGCCGAGGCGAGATTGAGGTCTTTGGTCGCGCTGTTGCGGCCGGTGCTGGTCAGAACCTTGTCGGTGATGAGTTGCTTTCCGCTCGCGAGACAGGTGCGCACGCGCCGGATGCCCGCCTCTTCGAAGGGCTCCACTGAAGACACTTCCTCGCCCAGCCGCAAGGTCATCCTGCGCTCACGCAAATGATACGCGAGCGTCTCAACAATCTCGGCATCGACGAAGCCGAGCAGCCGGGGCCGCATGTCCACCAGCGTGACCCGCACTCCGAGCGCCGCGAACATGCTGGCATACTCGCACCCGATGACACCGGCGCCGATAACCGCCAGCGTGCGCGGGAGTTCGTCGAGCTGCAAAATGTCGTCGCTACAGAAAACATCGCGCCCATCAATTGGCATCCGCGGGTCGCGGATCGACTCGGTCCCGACCGCGATCACGACTTTATCGGCGGTGACGTTTGCCTGAGAGCCATCGGCGCGTTGCAGGCGCAGGGTGTGCGGGTCTGCAAAGCTTGCCACGGCGTTCACCACCGCGACATGGTTGCGCAGCAGCTGGTCGCGCATCACGTCGATTTCTGCGTGTACCACCGGCTCAACCCTGAACAGCAGATCCTGAAAGGTGATTTGTTCCTTGACCCGGTAGGATTCGCCGTAAACCGCACGCTCCCGATAGCCGGACAAATACAAGATGGCTTCGCGGATGGTCTTGCTAGGGACGGTGCCGAGGTTGACGCAGACGCCGCCTACGATGGGCTTGCGTTCAACCACGAGCACCCGCTTGCGGAGCTTGGCGCCCTGAATTGCGGCGTGATGACCGGCGGGACCGGAGCCTATCACGGCTAGGTCGTAGTCGTATTGCACCATGGCGAAGTGTCGCCGCGTCCCCGTGACGAGGCTACCGAGGCACAGGTTATCAATCAATTGTTGCGACGCCATGACCGTCGCAGCACAGAAGACTTAGCAAACCAGACACCAAATTAGGAAAGGATGGATGGCCGAAGCCCCGCTCGGTGTCTTGTGCTACCGGTTAGTCGATTGACCTCTGTTTCAGCCGCGGATTTCGCAAAAACTAGATTTCGGAGACCCATCCGATACCGCTCATCGAAACGCGAGCGCTGACGTCTTCGCCACAAAGACAGCCTCAAGGCGGAAATAACCTCAGCTCATCGATACTTCCTCGACTAGCAGAATTACGCAGTTCGGAAAGTCCAGAAATTTCAGTTCGTCGGGATGAATTTCACTCAGGTAGCAGGGATCGCTGATCGCCCGGTGCAGGTCGTCCAAGCTGTCGAACCACAGTTCCGCTATGCCATCGAATGCGGGCCCGCCGTCCACGCCG
The Candidatus Binataceae bacterium genome window above contains:
- the sthA gene encoding Si-specific NAD(P)(+) transhydrogenase, translating into MASQQLIDNLCLGSLVTGTRRHFAMVQYDYDLAVIGSGPAGHHAAIQGAKLRKRVLVVERKPIVGGVCVNLGTVPSKTIREAILYLSGYRERAVYGESYRVKEQITFQDLLFRVEPVVHAEIDVMRDQLLRNHVAVVNAVASFADPHTLRLQRADGSQANVTADKVVIAVGTESIRDPRMPIDGRDVFCSDDILQLDELPRTLAVIGAGVIGCEYASMFAALGVRVTLVDMRPRLLGFVDAEIVETLAYHLRERRMTLRLGEEVSSVEPFEEAGIRRVRTCLASGKQLITDKVLTSTGRNSATKDLNLASAGISADSRGRIKTRAYYQTEVDHIYAAGDVIGFPSLASTSKEQGRIAACNAFGVPATYSPELFPYGIYTIPEISFVGRTEEELTENGIPYEIGKAHYREVVRGKIIGDQIGVLKLIFHRETHELLGVHIIGDGATELVHIGQAVLSLKGTLDYFINTVFNYPTLAECYKNAALDGINRIND
- a CDS encoding EthD domain-containing protein; the encoded protein is MVKLMGMLRRKPGMSAQEFHSYWRNVHAPLVMGVHGFARHVRKYVQSHAIDAQLVPGVDGGPAFDGIAELWFDSLDDLHRAISDPCYLSEIHPDELKFLDFPNCVILLVEEVSMS